From one Marmota flaviventris isolate mMarFla1 chromosome 1, mMarFla1.hap1, whole genome shotgun sequence genomic stretch:
- the Xbp1 gene encoding LOW QUALITY PROTEIN: X-box-binding protein 1 (The sequence of the model RefSeq protein was modified relative to this genomic sequence to represent the inferred CDS: deleted 2 bases in 1 codon): protein MVVVAAAPSPASGAPKVLLLSGQPAAAAAAGAPAGSALPLMVPGQRGATPEAASGGPPQARKRQRLTHLSPEEKALRRKLKNRVAAQTARDRKKARMSELEQQVVDLEEENQKLLLENQLLREKTHGLVIENQELRLRLGMDALVAEEETEAKGNGVRPVAGSAERSTQTTCTSAAGAGPVVIPSEHLPVDSDSVDSSDSESDILLGILDNLDPVMFFKCPSPESTSLEELPEVYPEGPSSLPASLSLSVGTSSAKLEAINELIRFDHVYTKPLVLEMPSETESQTNVVVKIEEAPLSPSENDHPEFIVSVKEEPVEDDFIPELGISNLLSSSHYLKPSSCLLDAYSDCGYEGSPSPFSDMSSPLGVNHSWEDTFANELFPQLISV from the exons ATGGTCGTGGTGGCAGCGGCGCCGAGCCCGGCCTCTGGGGCCCCCAAAGTACTGCTTCTATCCGGCCagcccgccgccgccgctgccgccggaGCCCCGGCCGGCTCGGCCTTGCCGCTCATGGTGCCGGGTCAGAGAGGGGCCACCCCCGAGGCGGCAAGCGGGGGGCCGCCCCAGGCGCGCAAGCGACAGCGCCTCACGCACCTGAGCCCGGAGGAGAAGGCGCTGAGGAG GAAACTGAAAAACAGAGTAGCAGCACAGACTGCCAGAGATCGGAAGAAAGCTCGGATGAGTGAGCTGGAACAACAAGTAGTAGATTTGGAAGAAGAG AACCAAAAACTTTTGCTAGAAAATCAGCTTTTACGAGAGAAAACTCATGGCCTTGTAATTGAAAACCAGGAGTTACGACTGCGCTTGGGGATGGATGCCCTGGTTGCTGAAGAGGAGACAGAGGCCAAG GGGAATGGAGTGAGGCCGGTGGCCGGGTCTGCTGAG CGCAGCACTCAGACTACGTGCACCTCTGCAGCAGGTGCAGGCCCAGTTGTCATCCCCTCAGAACATCTCCCCGTGGATTCTGACAGTGTTGACTCTTCAGACTCTGAG TCTGATATCCTGTTGGGCATTCTGGACAACTTGGACCCCGTCATGTTCTTCAAATGTCCTTCCCCAGAGTCTACCAGCTTGGAGGAGCTACCAGAGGTCTATCCAGAAGGACCTAGTTCCTTACCAGCCTCCCTTTCTCTGTCAGTGGGGACGTCATCAGCCAAGCTGGAAGCCATTAATGAACTAATTCGCTTTGACCATGTATACACCAAGCCTCTAGTCTTAGAGATGCCCTCTGAGACAGAAAGCCAAACTAATGTGGTAGTAAAAATCGAGGAAGCACCTCTCAGCCCCTCTGAGAATGATCACCCCGAATTCATTGTGTCGGTGAAGGAAGAACCTGTAGAAGATGACTTCATTCCAGAGCTGGGCATCTCTAATCTGCTTTCATCCAGCCACTATCTGAAGCCATCTTCCTGCCTGCTGGATGCTTATAGTGACTGTGGGTATGAGGGCTCCCCTTCCCCTTTCAGTGACATGTCCTCTCCACTTGGTGTGAACCATTCTTGGGAGGACACTTTTGCCAATGAACTCTTTCCCCAGCTGATTAGTGTCTAA